From one Rhopalosiphum padi isolate XX-2018 chromosome 2, ASM2088224v1, whole genome shotgun sequence genomic stretch:
- the LOC132921549 gene encoding survival of motor neuron-related-splicing factor 30, protein MADELINYKLQLQQVEAALTNSPDDPELIKLKTDLEEVIELTAELVRTQTQPKKEIVQTKKESSYQPDILPSVAKTKGEWKSGDRCLAQLADDGKFYEGTIETIDGEAVAVLIDGQKAAAVTTLDFIKDLPRTHPNEMKHKKQPVAKYREYQKKRKLAKQQRFKQLEEEREVEKNKWLAFATKGVKKGIPKKSIFASPDNVNGRVGIGTCGLGGKGMTEFPTAEKRKK, encoded by the exons ATGGCGGACGAGCTGATCAATTACAAATTGCAACTGCAGCAG GTAGAAGCAGCATTGACAAATAGCCCTGATGACCCAGaacttataaaattgaaaactgaTTTAGAAGAAGTTATTGAATTAACAGCTGAACTTGTAAGAACGCAAACTCAACCAAAAAAAGAAATtg ttcaaacaaaaaaagaatCATCGTATCAACCTGATATATTACCATCTGTTGCAAAGACGAAAGGTGAATGGAAATCAGGAGACAGATGTTTGGCACAGCTAGCAGATGATGGTAAATTTTACGAAGGTACTATTGAGACTATTGATGGAGAAGCGGTAGCAGTTTTAATAGATGGACAAAAAGCTGCTGCTGTAACAACACTAGATTTTATTAAAGATTTGCCCAGAACTCATCCTAATGAAATGAAACacaa AAAACAACCTGTAGCCAAGTATAgagaatatcaaaaaaaaagaaaacttgcTAAACAGCAGAGATTTAAACAGTTAGAAGAAGAACGtgaagttgaaaaaaataaatggctAGCATTTGCTACTAAA GGTGTGAAAAAAGGCATAccgaaaaaaagtatatttgccTCTCCTGATAATGTTAATGGACGAGTTGGTATTGGTACCTGTGGCTTGGGTGGAAAAGGTATGACAGAATTTCCAACCGctgagaaaagaaaaaaataa
- the LOC132919745 gene encoding RNA-binding protein PNO1-like has protein sequence MSTHNRPLRKIQSTKSTSDNREVRKVPVPSHRLTPLKEHWLKIYTPVVEHLRLDIRFNVKSRNVEIRNPVPDDEIGSQHLQKAADFVKAFVYGFEVEDALALIRLDNLFVESFEVKDVKTLKGDHLSRAIGRLAGKGGRTKFTIENVTKTRIVLADTKIHILGSFQNIQVAMRAICNLILGSPPSKVYGQLQQLSKSKVL, from the exons ATGTCAACGCACAACAGACCATTGAGAAAAATCCAGTCCACCAAGTCCACCTCAGACAACCGAGAGGTGCGCAAGGTTCCCGTTCCGTCGCATAGGCTTACACCGCTCAAAGAACACTGGTTAAAGATTTACACGCCTGTTGTCGAACACCTCCGATTGGATATCAGATTCAATGTCAAATCCAGAAATGTTGAAATCAGAAATCCCGTTCCAGATGATGAGATCGGCTCGCAACACTTGCAAAAAGCCGCAGACTTTGTCAAGGCATTTGTCTACGGGTTTGAAGTGGAAGATGCACTGGCATTAATAAGACTGGACAATTTGTTTGTTGAATCTTTTGAA gttaaagatgttaaaacattaaaaggaGACCATTTATCTCGTGCAATTGGTAGATTAGCTGGAAAAGGAGGACGAACAAAATTTACCATTGAAAATGTTACAAAAACCAGAATAGTATTGGCAGAcacaaaaattcatatattaggatcatttcaaaatatacaagtaGCTATGAGAGCCATTTGTAATCTAATTCTTGGATCTCCACCTTCTAAAGTTTATGGACAACTACAACAACTCTCCAAgagtaaagttttataa